In a single window of the Campylobacter hyointestinalis subsp. lawsonii genome:
- the dnaA gene encoding chromosomal replication initiator protein DnaA: MLANEVLELLSQEISKNEMENYISQIKFNEKLSNNETAIFTAPNELMAKFIQTRYASKIAHLFEIKTGNKPNISITTQKNRLSIKTKDVDVKQIRTQSSLLNPSYTFENFVVGDSNQFAYISSKQVAANPGLVYNPLFIYGSTGLGKTHLLQSIGNYCLEHGKTVICVTSEQFMSDFMRNVENRTMNKFKEKYRSCDVLLIDDIQFFHKSEKTQEEFFHTFNEIHAKKGQIVMTSDKPPKMLKGFEERLKSRFEWGLMADITPPELDTKIRIIKAKCEFDGINLSSDITEYIATNMGDNIREIESAIININAFANIMRQEITLEFAKNVIKDQIKEKKENISLENIIDCVSKEMNIKPSDIKSKSRTKGIVEARRICIYLAKSLTPNSMPQLASHFGLKDHSAVSHNIKKINEIINNDEYFKARVEELKNKITSKE; this comes from the coding sequence TTGTTAGCAAATGAAGTCTTAGAACTTTTAAGTCAAGAAATTTCAAAAAATGAGATGGAAAACTACATATCTCAAATTAAATTCAATGAAAAATTATCAAATAATGAAACTGCTATTTTTACAGCACCAAACGAACTTATGGCTAAATTTATACAAACTAGATATGCTTCTAAGATCGCTCATCTTTTTGAGATAAAAACAGGAAATAAACCAAATATAAGCATCACTACTCAAAAAAATAGACTATCTATCAAAACAAAAGACGTAGATGTAAAACAGATCAGAACTCAAAGTTCGCTTTTAAATCCAAGCTATACTTTTGAAAACTTCGTCGTAGGCGACTCAAATCAATTCGCATATATTAGTTCAAAACAAGTAGCAGCAAATCCAGGTCTTGTTTATAATCCACTTTTTATATACGGCTCAACCGGACTTGGTAAAACTCACCTTTTACAATCCATCGGAAATTACTGCTTAGAACACGGAAAAACAGTTATATGCGTAACTAGCGAACAATTTATGAGCGATTTTATGAGAAACGTTGAAAATAGAACTATGAATAAATTTAAAGAAAAATATCGTAGTTGTGATGTTTTGCTTATAGACGATATCCAGTTTTTTCATAAGTCAGAAAAAACACAAGAGGAGTTTTTTCATACTTTCAATGAAATTCACGCCAAAAAAGGTCAGATAGTTATGACTTCAGATAAACCGCCAAAAATGCTAAAAGGTTTTGAAGAAAGATTAAAAAGTCGTTTTGAATGGGGACTTATGGCTGATATCACGCCACCTGAGCTTGATACTAAAATACGCATTATAAAAGCAAAATGTGAGTTTGATGGTATAAATTTAAGCAGTGATATAACAGAATACATAGCTACAAATATGGGTGACAATATCCGCGAGATAGAAAGTGCTATCATAAACATAAATGCATTTGCAAATATTATGCGTCAAGAAATAACTCTTGAATTTGCTAAAAACGTTATTAAAGATCAGATAAAAGAGAAAAAAGAAAATATAAGCCTTGAAAATATCATAGATTGTGTAAGCAAAGAGATGAATATAAAACCAAGCGATATAAAAAGTAAAAGTCGTACAAAAGGCATAGTAGAAGCTAGAAGAATTTGTATATATTTAGCAAAATCTCTTACTCCAAACTCAATGCCTCAACTAGCATCGCATTTTGGATTAAAAGACCATAGCGCAGTTAGTCATAACATAAAAAAAATAAATGAGATAATCAATAACGATGAATATTTTAAAGCAAGAGTCGAAGAGCTAAAAAATAAGATAACTTCAAAGGAATAA
- the dnaN gene encoding DNA polymerase III subunit beta produces the protein MKVLIKKNVLESIVTNTNPYLEKKDLSSITSHIFISAKDGILSIKATDHEIGLAYKVKNAVINDEGKATANGKKLLDIIKSLKDGDIMLETIQNHLYIKQNNSKYRLPMQKAEDFPSFPNLENKKKFDINAGLLSKSLRKISNSIEAVNSKIELTGALIDVKKEYINLVGTDTKRLSIYKLETNSDNENSNIIIPKKAITEIQKLFFENIEIYYDENILIAVSQNFEFFTKLINGKYPDYNRVVPNETKQNLILNREKMIEGIKTISMLSEYIKITFNAENISFESINEDNSEAKTLIEYKNNISEEIVIGMKNRFMLDFLTSIEDSEFSLGYNDSGLPFILRSGDLKTIIMPVNI, from the coding sequence ATGAAAGTTTTAATCAAAAAAAATGTCCTTGAATCAATAGTAACAAACACAAATCCTTACCTAGAAAAAAAAGACCTTAGTTCCATAACTTCGCATATTTTCATATCTGCAAAAGATGGAATTTTAAGTATAAAAGCAACAGATCACGAAATAGGTCTAGCTTATAAAGTAAAAAATGCTGTAATAAATGATGAAGGAAAAGCTACTGCAAATGGAAAAAAACTTCTTGATATAATCAAAAGTCTAAAAGACGGCGATATAATGCTAGAAACTATACAAAATCACCTTTATATAAAACAAAATAATTCAAAATATAGACTACCTATGCAAAAAGCAGAAGATTTTCCATCATTTCCAAATTTAGAAAATAAAAAGAAATTTGATATAAACGCAGGACTATTAAGTAAAAGCTTAAGAAAAATATCAAATTCAATCGAAGCAGTAAATTCAAAAATAGAACTAACCGGAGCTTTAATAGACGTAAAAAAAGAATATATAAATTTAGTCGGAACAGATACTAAAAGACTTAGTATCTACAAGCTAGAAACAAACTCTGATAATGAAAACTCAAATATAATAATACCAAAAAAAGCTATAACTGAAATTCAAAAACTATTTTTTGAAAATATAGAAATTTACTATGATGAAAATATACTTATAGCCGTTTCACAAAACTTTGAGTTCTTCACAAAACTAATAAATGGAAAATATCCTGACTATAATAGAGTTGTTCCTAATGAAACAAAACAAAATTTAATCCTAAATAGAGAAAAAATGATAGAAGGTATAAAAACTATATCTATGCTATCAGAATACATAAAAATAACTTTTAACGCTGAAAATATAAGCTTTGAAAGTATAAATGAAGACAATAGCGAAGCAAAAACTCTGATAGAATACAAAAATAATATATCTGAAGAGATAGTAATTGGTATGAAAAATAGATTTATGTTAGACTTTTTAACAAGTATAGAAGATAGCGAATTTTCTCTTGGATATAATGATTCAGGACTACCTTTTATATTAAGATCAGGTGATTTAAAAACTATTATAATGCCGGTAAATATATAA
- the gyrB gene encoding DNA topoisomerase (ATP-hydrolyzing) subunit B: protein MENLENKDYGAGNIKVLKGLEAVRKRPGMYIGDTNINGLHHMIYEVVDNSIDEAMAGYCDTIDIELTNEGSAIITDNGRGIPVDIHPTEKISAATVVLTVLHAGGKFDKDTYKVSGGLHGVGVSVVNALSKKLVLNIKRDGKLHRQEFAKGIPQTDLEVIKTTNKTGTSVEFWPDDTIFEITKFDREILAKRFKELAYLNPKITINFKDQRDGFNETYHFDGGLESFVTDMNKSNPVSKAVSFSGGEDDVIVDFALLYNETYSENLLSFVNNIKTPDGGTHEAGFRAGLTRAITNYIAANAAAREKDTKITGDDIREGLIAVVSVKVPEPQFEGQTKGKLGSSYVKPIVQKMTFEVLCKYFEENPIEAKAIMNKALLAARGREAAKKARDLTRKKDNLNSVGTLPGKLADCQSKDPSESEIYLVEGDSAGGSAKQGRDRAFQAILPLRGKILNVEKSRLDKILKSEEIKNMITAFGCGIGDEFDASKLRYHKIIIMTDADVDGSHIQTLLLTFFFRFLTPIIENGYVYLAQPPLYRYKKGKKEIYLKDEKALNEFLIETGIEGESFEGVGNKDLIDYLKIIAAYRSILIELKKRFNVLIAIRYMIENPDIIAKDYNELFGVIKKKLEDEGFNILNSYVNEDEIRVYVQTENGLEELIINDNLFANPLYEEAVHIFTKMKEREIDLKRDPVELLEEIEKNGKKGAYIQRYKGLGEMNPSQLWDTTMNPENRRLLKIDVKDMEAASGVFELFMGDEVEPRREYIQTHAKDVKHLDV from the coding sequence ATGGAAAATTTAGAAAATAAAGATTATGGTGCTGGAAATATTAAGGTTTTAAAAGGACTAGAAGCTGTAAGAAAACGCCCTGGAATGTATATAGGCGATACAAATATAAATGGTCTTCATCATATGATCTATGAAGTAGTAGATAACTCTATAGATGAAGCTATGGCAGGATATTGTGATACTATCGATATTGAACTTACAAATGAAGGCTCAGCTATAATTACAGATAATGGTAGGGGAATTCCAGTTGATATTCACCCTACAGAGAAAATTTCAGCTGCGACAGTCGTTTTAACTGTACTTCACGCTGGGGGTAAATTTGATAAAGATACATATAAGGTCTCAGGCGGACTTCACGGAGTTGGTGTATCAGTTGTAAATGCCCTATCTAAAAAATTAGTTTTAAATATAAAAAGAGATGGCAAACTTCATAGGCAAGAATTTGCTAAAGGCATACCACAAACCGATCTAGAAGTTATCAAAACTACTAATAAAACAGGAACTAGCGTTGAGTTTTGGCCTGATGATACTATCTTTGAAATAACTAAATTTGATAGAGAAATTTTAGCTAAAAGATTTAAAGAATTAGCCTATCTAAATCCAAAAATTACCATAAATTTTAAAGATCAAAGAGACGGCTTTAATGAAACTTACCACTTTGATGGCGGACTTGAGAGCTTTGTAACTGATATGAATAAAAGCAATCCAGTAAGCAAAGCTGTGAGCTTTAGTGGTGGCGAAGATGATGTTATAGTTGATTTTGCCCTACTTTATAATGAAACATATAGTGAAAATTTACTAAGCTTTGTAAATAATATAAAAACTCCTGATGGTGGAACTCACGAAGCAGGTTTTAGAGCTGGACTTACTAGAGCCATTACAAATTACATAGCAGCAAACGCCGCAGCTCGTGAAAAAGACACGAAAATAACTGGAGATGATATAAGAGAAGGTCTTATTGCAGTAGTTAGCGTAAAAGTTCCAGAACCTCAGTTTGAAGGACAAACTAAAGGAAAACTAGGTTCAAGTTATGTAAAACCTATCGTTCAAAAGATGACTTTTGAAGTACTTTGTAAATATTTTGAAGAAAATCCTATCGAAGCAAAAGCTATTATGAATAAAGCTCTTTTGGCAGCTCGTGGTAGAGAAGCAGCCAAAAAAGCAAGAGATTTAACACGAAAAAAAGATAATTTAAATAGTGTTGGAACACTTCCTGGTAAGTTAGCTGATTGTCAAAGCAAAGACCCAAGCGAGAGTGAAATTTACCTTGTTGAGGGTGATTCTGCTGGAGGTTCTGCAAAACAAGGTCGCGATAGAGCATTTCAAGCGATACTTCCACTTCGTGGTAAAATTTTAAATGTAGAAAAAAGTAGGCTTGATAAAATCCTAAAATCTGAAGAGATAAAAAATATGATAACCGCATTTGGTTGTGGTATAGGTGATGAGTTTGATGCTAGTAAATTAAGATATCATAAAATCATCATTATGACCGATGCTGATGTAGATGGAAGTCATATTCAGACTCTGCTTCTTACATTTTTCTTTAGATTTCTTACGCCAATTATTGAAAATGGATATGTTTATCTAGCTCAACCACCACTTTATAGATATAAAAAAGGTAAAAAAGAAATTTATCTAAAAGATGAAAAAGCTTTAAATGAATTCCTTATAGAAACAGGTATCGAAGGAGAGAGTTTTGAAGGTGTCGGAAATAAAGATTTGATCGATTATCTAAAGATAATAGCGGCTTATAGAAGCATACTTATTGAACTTAAAAAACGCTTTAATGTCCTAATTGCCATAAGATATATGATAGAAAATCCAGATATTATAGCAAAAGATTATAATGAACTTTTTGGAGTTATCAAGAAAAAGCTTGAAGATGAAGGATTTAATATCTTAAATTCATACGTTAATGAAGATGAGATAAGGGTTTATGTACAGACTGAAAACGGACTTGAAGAACTTATTATAAATGATAATCTTTTTGCAAATCCTCTTTATGAAGAAGCCGTTCATATCTTTACAAAAATGAAAGAGCGTGAGATAGATCTAAAAAGAGATCCAGTAGAATTGCTTGAAGAGATAGAAAAAAATGGTAAAAAAGGCGCTTATATACAACGCTATAAAGGTCTTGGAGAGATGAATCCAAGCCAACTTTGGGATACGACTATGAATCCAGAAAATAGACGTTTGTTAAAAATCGACGTAAAAGATATGGAAGCTGCAAGTGGAGTTTTTGAGCTATTTATGGGTGATGAAGTCGAACCTAGACGTGAATATATCCAAACACACGCAAAAGATGTAAAGCATCTGGACGTTTGA
- a CDS encoding EAL domain-containing protein, with protein MLYSQTKERSNRFALALRIAIPFIFVLFFWGYTFLKIDLFAKQDLVLFLALTLAYVYYTFFMIYQGFNSSFIDQNTKTFTKEKIKDIIQKSIKKQENRNIVMIGIKNLNEINQRYGFENLDQILRLFVIELEYFLKKKNLYNIPIGKYFDGYFLMLLDSKESSLSHILKEFELYISKKGINNIEINMVFSMLPNSYDLNLNSTISALFYKILDDENSKKIDINDYEKMIYDAIQNRNFILKFQTIKDNKFDKDMIYLIQKLKFNSQNIPKYKLTKIINQMGYEIKYDLEIIKLLFEDLNFNKIKHKLFIEISPVSIRNHEFMTKFFKLVRDKNIDPNKIVFEFFEESYFKQINKFKEILNEYKKQGFCFALSHFGGQNSSLEYLKYLEVDYIIYDMEFSKNLNDSKFEKILQSIEILSKNLGIKTIIRFIDKDEIYDKVKKSGIDFLQGFCIDKPKNTLGEIQ; from the coding sequence ATGCTTTATAGCCAAACAAAGGAGCGAAGCAATCGCTTTGCTCTTGCACTTCGTATAGCTATTCCATTTATCTTCGTACTATTTTTTTGGGGTTATACTTTTTTAAAGATTGATCTATTTGCTAAACAAGATCTTGTATTATTTTTAGCACTTACTTTAGCCTATGTTTATTACACTTTTTTTATGATATATCAAGGTTTTAACTCAAGCTTTATAGACCAAAATACTAAAACATTCACAAAAGAAAAGATAAAAGATATAATTCAAAAAAGTATAAAAAAACAAGAAAACAGAAATATCGTGATGATAGGCATAAAAAATTTAAATGAGATAAATCAAAGATATGGTTTTGAGAATTTAGATCAAATTTTAAGGCTTTTTGTCATTGAATTAGAGTATTTTTTAAAGAAAAAAAATCTATATAATATTCCTATAGGAAAGTATTTTGATGGTTATTTTTTGATGCTTTTAGATTCTAAAGAGAGCTCTCTTAGTCATATATTAAAAGAATTTGAGCTTTATATATCTAAAAAAGGCATAAACAATATAGAGATAAACATGGTTTTTAGTATGTTGCCAAATAGTTATGACCTAAATTTAAATAGTACGATTTCAGCACTTTTTTATAAGATATTAGATGATGAAAATAGCAAAAAAATCGATATAAATGATTATGAAAAGATGATTTATGATGCCATACAAAACAGAAATTTTATTTTAAAGTTTCAAACTATAAAAGATAATAAATTTGATAAAGATATGATATATCTTATACAAAAACTTAAATTTAATTCTCAAAATATACCAAAATACAAACTCACAAAAATTATAAATCAAATGGGTTATGAGATAAAATATGATCTTGAAATTATAAAATTATTGTTTGAAGATCTAAATTTCAATAAGATAAAGCATAAACTTTTTATAGAAATTTCGCCCGTTAGTATAAGAAATCACGAGTTTATGACTAAATTCTTTAAATTAGTAAGAGATAAAAATATAGATCCAAATAAGATTGTATTTGAGTTTTTTGAAGAGAGTTATTTTAAACAGATAAATAAATTTAAAGAGATATTAAACGAATACAAAAAACAGGGCTTTTGCTTTGCTTTATCTCATTTTGGTGGTCAAAATTCCAGCTTAGAATATCTAAAATATTTAGAAGTTGATTATATAATCTACGATATGGAATTTAGTAAAAATCTAAATGATTCTAAATTTGAAAAGATATTACAAAGCATAGAAATATTATCAAAAAATCTTGGTATAAAAACTATAATAAGATTTATCGATAAAGATGAAATTTACGATAAAGTAAAAAAGAGCGGTATAGATTTTTTACAAGGATTTTGTATAGATAAACCAAAAAATACTTTAGGAGAAATTCAGTGA
- the queF gene encoding preQ(1) synthase has translation MKYGEKIINEFDIEKDLEIWPNSSKNDYAIRITLPEFVCFCPRSGYPDFATIYLTYVPRDFVVELKAIKLYINSFLNRHISHEASINEIYDTLDKKLNPKYLRVVGDFNPRGNVHTVIELDSNLVRKEKFDVSSITLETTRKF, from the coding sequence GTGAAATATGGTGAAAAAATAATAAATGAATTTGATATAGAAAAAGATCTTGAAATTTGGCCAAACTCTAGTAAAAACGACTATGCTATACGCATAACTTTACCTGAGTTCGTGTGCTTTTGTCCGCGCTCGGGATATCCTGATTTTGCGACTATATACTTAACTTACGTGCCGCGTGACTTTGTAGTCGAACTAAAAGCGATAAAACTCTATATAAATAGCTTTTTAAACCGCCATATAAGCCACGAAGCAAGTATAAATGAGATCTATGATACTTTAGATAAAAAGTTAAATCCAAAGTATTTACGCGTTGTGGGTGACTTTAATCCGCGTGGAAACGTGCATACGGTTATAGAACTAGATTCAAATTTAGTTCGCAAAGAAAAATTTGACGTAAGTTCTATCACTTTAGAAACTACTCGCAAATTTTAA
- a CDS encoding HD domain-containing protein: MINAKLIDHIFKAASISRWNDYPKMVNLVELDKQAHKFIIAYFIAKLEPEIDMNYIIEGCVFEFLSRVVVTDIRPDVFHQIQKSKNKEIQSWILTKLENMVEDIDDGNFFERFKAYQDDKTHQKERLILKAASYIATKWEFSIVYQTSKFLSDIEELKQKVDEELEDYYELIGVRKIAMNQKLARIIDLSGRLRFQKRWAQTQRIPETAVLGHMLVVAIFAYFYSLKVGACPKRLENNFYCALFHDLPESLTRDIISPVKYGISGLNEIISEYEMRLIDERILPFVPESFRDEFSYILGVRKEDGVFKKDEFENRIKKTIPVHFEGSMSSVNDNEFNAIDGKALKYCDNLAAYVEAGISISYGVKSKDLVSGFSNIQAKFDKNPKIESVDFSKICAEIIEYFDIKL, encoded by the coding sequence ATGATAAACGCTAAACTCATCGATCATATCTTTAAAGCTGCTTCGATTTCACGTTGGAATGACTATCCAAAAATGGTAAATTTAGTCGAGCTTGACAAACAAGCACATAAATTTATAATAGCTTATTTTATCGCAAAACTCGAGCCTGAGATTGATATGAACTATATCATAGAAGGCTGTGTTTTTGAGTTTTTAAGTCGTGTAGTAGTGACTGACATACGCCCTGATGTGTTTCATCAGATCCAAAAATCCAAAAATAAAGAAATACAAAGCTGGATTTTAACTAAACTTGAAAATATGGTTGAAGATATCGACGATGGTAATTTTTTTGAAAGGTTTAAAGCTTATCAAGACGATAAAACTCATCAAAAAGAGCGTCTTATCTTAAAAGCGGCTAGCTATATAGCGACAAAATGGGAGTTTAGTATAGTTTATCAAACTAGCAAGTTTTTAAGTGATATAGAAGAGTTAAAACAAAAAGTTGATGAGGAACTAGAAGATTACTATGAACTTATAGGAGTTCGTAAGATCGCTATGAATCAAAAACTAGCTCGTATTATAGATCTAAGCGGACGTCTTCGCTTCCAAAAGCGTTGGGCACAAACTCAGCGCATTCCTGAGACTGCGGTATTAGGACATATGCTAGTTGTGGCGATATTTGCTTATTTTTATAGCTTAAAAGTAGGGGCTTGTCCAAAACGACTTGAAAATAACTTTTATTGCGCTTTGTTTCACGACTTACCAGAAAGCCTTACGCGTGACATCATAAGTCCAGTAAAATATGGTATAAGCGGACTAAATGAGATAATAAGCGAATATGAGATGAGGCTTATAGATGAGCGAATTTTACCTTTTGTTCCTGAGAGTTTTAGAGACGAGTTTAGTTATATTTTAGGTGTTAGAAAAGAAGATGGTGTTTTTAAAAAAGATGAATTTGAAAATCGTATAAAAAAAACCATTCCAGTGCATTTTGAAGGCAGTATGAGTAGTGTAAATGATAATGAGTTTAATGCTATAGATGGTAAAGCTCTAAAATACTGCGACAATCTAGCCGCTTATGTAGAAGCGGGAATTTCCATAAGTTATGGTGTAAAAAGCAAGGATTTAGTCAGCGGATTTAGCAATATACAAGCTAAATTTGATAAAAATCCAAAGATAGAAAGCGTCGATTTTAGCAAAATTTGTGCTGAGATTATAGAGTATTTTGATATAAAACTTTAA
- a CDS encoding flagellar hook-basal body complex protein produces MMIGFYNGISGVKSQGFGIDVVANNISNVNNVGFKSSTPEFKSIFYQTLAQGSTPVTSQIGLGSTSMATSLQFSQGNITSTDKVFDMAIEGDGFFGVSVGNELYFTRNGDFIIDSNGDMVDSSGRYLQGTMANLSPIGLSQNAQDKLGAGTNGEAFTVETGNSINLGAVDAQTKIHLPNILFIPATATTEVKLKGNLDSSLIKDNVKLNLNINPTTKEELNLTNDQINQTLDKAAQRLNINGDLNVAEHKMDIGENQTVNLKITDKNGKVLEVDTKTDKDGKFSLNNIDVKDLNLDGDLNITANSTTEMLDKDAKTISLKGDLKDTPEVLSINENQEVTIKITDIDGKQVTARATADKDGKFEIKNYDVSKLNLDEELTIAAEAIVKQEVPNKFSSTTDVYNADGTKNIIKLEYEKQIPQNADQTIWNVTATMKSPKNEVLSTSTGALTYNNKGALVSSTINEIGGVKLNFGSFYTEGTPNSGYDGLVTSANKSVMTNVIKDGFAEGILKEYSMNDNGEIIAVFDNGKMSSVAKVALYHFQNDQGLSKVGENAYSATSNSGRPIFFTDKNGEVIYGAKIQNRSLEMSNVDLGTSLTDLIIMQKAYDASAKSITTSDQMIQKAINMKK; encoded by the coding sequence ATGATGATAGGATTTTACAACGGTATCAGTGGGGTAAAATCTCAAGGATTTGGTATCGATGTAGTTGCAAATAACATATCAAACGTAAATAATGTCGGCTTTAAGTCAAGCACACCTGAGTTTAAAAGCATATTTTATCAGACTCTTGCGCAAGGCTCTACTCCAGTAACCTCTCAAATAGGACTTGGCTCGACTAGTATGGCAACTTCCTTGCAATTCTCTCAAGGTAATATAACTAGCACTGATAAAGTGTTTGATATGGCTATCGAAGGAGATGGATTTTTTGGCGTAAGCGTGGGCAATGAGCTGTATTTTACTAGAAACGGCGATTTCATAATAGACTCAAATGGAGATATGGTAGATTCTAGCGGTAGATACTTACAAGGTACAATGGCAAATTTATCGCCTATAGGTCTTAGTCAAAACGCACAAGATAAACTAGGAGCAGGAACAAACGGCGAAGCATTTACGGTTGAGACTGGAAACTCTATCAATCTTGGAGCAGTCGATGCACAGACAAAAATACATCTACCAAACATACTTTTTATACCAGCTACTGCTACAACTGAAGTTAAACTAAAAGGAAATTTGGATTCTAGTCTTATAAAAGACAATGTAAAACTAAATTTAAATATAAATCCAACAACAAAAGAAGAGTTAAATTTAACCAACGATCAGATAAATCAAACTTTAGATAAAGCAGCTCAAAGACTAAACATAAATGGGGATTTAAACGTAGCTGAACACAAAATGGATATCGGCGAAAATCAAACCGTAAATTTAAAAATCACAGATAAAAACGGCAAGGTTTTAGAAGTAGATACAAAAACCGATAAGGATGGTAAATTTAGCCTAAATAATATCGATGTAAAAGACTTAAATTTAGATGGGGATTTAAATATAACTGCAAATTCTACTACAGAAATGCTAGATAAAGATGCAAAAACTATCTCTTTAAAAGGCGATTTAAAAGATACTCCAGAAGTGTTAAGCATAAATGAAAATCAAGAAGTAACTATAAAGATAACAGACATTGATGGAAAACAAGTTACAGCAAGAGCTACAGCCGACAAAGACGGCAAATTTGAGATAAAAAACTATGACGTCAGTAAGCTAAATTTGGACGAAGAGCTGACCATTGCTGCAGAAGCTATTGTAAAACAAGAAGTCCCAAATAAATTTAGCTCAACTACAGACGTATATAACGCAGATGGCACAAAAAATATTATAAAACTAGAGTATGAAAAACAAATTCCACAAAATGCAGATCAAACTATCTGGAACGTAACTGCTACGATGAAATCACCTAAAAACGAAGTTTTAAGCACTTCTACAGGCGCACTTACTTACAATAACAAAGGTGCTCTAGTTTCAAGTACAATTAACGAAATAGGCGGTGTAAAACTAAATTTTGGTAGTTTTTATACCGAAGGTACGCCAAACTCTGGTTATGATGGCTTAGTAACAAGTGCAAATAAGTCTGTGATGACAAATGTTATAAAAGATGGCTTTGCTGAGGGAATTTTAAAAGAATATAGTATGAACGATAACGGCGAAATAATAGCTGTATTTGACAATGGAAAGATGAGTTCTGTAGCTAAAGTGGCACTTTATCATTTTCAAAATGACCAAGGACTAAGCAAAGTAGGCGAAAATGCTTACTCTGCGACTTCAAATTCAGGCAGACCGATATTTTTTACAGATAAAAACGGCGAAGTGATATATGGAGCAAAGATACAAAATAGATCACTTGAGATGTCAAATGTCGATCTAGGCACGTCTTTGACTGATCTTATAATTATGCAAAAAGCTTACGATGCAAGTGCGAAGTCTATCACTACAAGTGATCAGATGATACAAAAAGCGATAAATATGAAAAAATAA
- a CDS encoding flagellar basal body rod modification protein — MAISSVNNTTTPTFTTDKWAADKTAEKENGVAGTGTNPNSTLDKDAFMKLLLTELQYQDPTETMDSAKMLEQTSQLATLEMQENTNKVMKQLTEQMQGSLSMTAMSALGKIANLSNAISKDTATSRVDFKINFGSDAKFGNIGIYNSTGDLIKNIPFNELNKGTNSFTWDGTDDNGLQTSAGEYVIKASYTDKNDQKQEAIIGSYPVEAVKFVDGVAQVKIAGEYISIDKISEFTEPVKKTTASNSGESSSEDTNS; from the coding sequence ATGGCAATCAGTTCAGTAAATAACACTACAACTCCGACATTTACGACAGACAAATGGGCAGCAGACAAAACTGCTGAAAAAGAAAATGGCGTAGCAGGTACAGGGACAAACCCAAACTCAACCCTTGATAAAGATGCCTTTATGAAGCTTCTTCTTACAGAACTTCAATATCAAGATCCAACCGAAACTATGGATAGTGCAAAGATGCTTGAACAAACCAGTCAGTTAGCAACTCTTGAAATGCAAGAAAATACAAATAAAGTTATGAAACAACTCACCGAGCAGATGCAAGGTAGTCTTTCGATGACTGCTATGAGCGCACTTGGCAAAATAGCAAATCTCTCAAATGCTATATCAAAAGATACGGCTACTAGTAGAGTGGATTTTAAAATAAACTTTGGAAGTGATGCGAAATTTGGTAATATCGGGATTTACAATTCAACAGGAGATTTGATAAAAAATATACCATTTAATGAGTTAAACAAAGGTACAAATAGCTTTACTTGGGACGGCACTGATGATAATGGTTTGCAAACATCAGCTGGAGAGTATGTAATAAAAGCAAGCTATACAGATAAAAATGACCAAAAACAAGAAGCAATCATCGGCTCATACCCTGTTGAAGCAGTTAAATTTGTAGATGGTGTAGCTCAAGTAAAAATAGCAGGCGAGTATATTTCCATAGACAAAATATCTGAATTTACAGAACCTGTTAAAAAGACTACAGCATCAAATAGTGGTGAAAGTAGTAGTGAGGATACAAACTCATGA